The Candidatus Eisenbacteria bacterium DNA window ACCACAGTCGGAATTCTCCCGGGCGGGCATGCTTCCGATGCAAATCCCTATGTTGACGTAGTAATCATAACCGAGCTTGCCGAAGCGAGGAATCTCATAATTGTAAAATCGAGCGATGCTCTCGTAGCAGTTGGCGGCGGCTACGGAACATTGTCCGAGATAGCCTTTGGATTGAAGCTTGGCATCCCTGTTGTTGGAATACAAACGTGGGAACTTTCGAAGGCAGGGGATAGAGACGAGTCAATAGCTCGCGTTGAGACTCCCACTCAGGCAGTTGACCTTGCTTTCAAGCTAACCCGCGGGATCAAAAGTTGACCCCGAAGACCGGCTCGATACGGTAATTTCCATCTTCTATGCGGTACACATACCGCACACCCACGGCAAAAGGCACAGGAAGAGAAAGAGGGCAGACATCAAATGCGAGGCCCGTGCCCACCGAGCGGTAAGTTCTCTTAGTGATGCCATCCTCACCTAGCCCATAATCGTAGAAAACATTCCCCGTCACTCGCCTCAGATACAGTACGGGACCAAAAGCCCAATCCGGATAGAGCAATGGAAGAGCATAATCGAGAGATGCCTTGTACAGCTTTTCATGAAACACGGCATCATATCCCCGCGGAAACAGGAATCGGCTGGCAAAATGATAGTTCTGCGGCCTCTGCTGCTCGTAGCCGGCCTGAACGTGAAGTGCGTGATGCGGCAAACCACCCGGCAGAAACACGTCTGCTTGCGTCGATAGCAGCGAGCCTTTGTAATCTCCCTTCCACGGCGTGTGGCTGTAGGTCAAGTATGTGCTGAGGCCGGGGCGATGGATGTCACGCAGAGAGGCATCTCGGAATCTAGAGAAACTGATATGATACTCAACCGGAATAAAACTTCCGTTTCCGTTTTCGTACGCACCGACCTGGCTCTTGTCAGAGATTCTCGTATATTCGACACCAGTTCCAAGGATGAGGGAGGTGGCGTGAATGCCTCTTGATAAGTTCAGCGGCACCCCGAGACCAAGTCTTGCTGAGGTCTCTCGCCAGGTTTCAGTTTGGCTCCTGTTGTTCGCATCAGTGTAGGTCGAAGCCCGGCCGCCGCGGCTCAATTCAAAATCCAGAACAGGGAAGAGGCCTGCATAGGAACCGCCTACCGAAAATCTGGAAGTTTTCTCGTTCACATTGAACCACATGCCTCCATTCAACCCTGTCGTATTCAACTTGTCGTTTGAAAAGAGCTCCAGCCCAAGCTCGGATGACGTCGGGAGGAAATTCCAGCTGTGGATGTTGAGCACGTGGGTGATTGGGTGATAGTCCTTCACGCAATAGTCAACTTTCGGAATATCTTTGTCATCAAAGATTGAACCGCCTTGCTCCTGGGCGATGAGAGGTTCGTAGTAGTTTATGCTGCGCTT harbors:
- a CDS encoding TIGR00725 family protein, with translation MAQTRKTAIGVIGTSSPSREEWEAAYEVGKQVALKGGIVITGGLGGVMEAASKGAKESGGTTVGILPGGHASDANPYVDVVIITELAEARNLIIVKSSDALVAVGGGYGTLSEIAFGLKLGIPVVGIQTWELSKAGDRDESIARVETPTQAVDLAFKLTRGIKS